A DNA window from Calliphora vicina chromosome 1, idCalVici1.1, whole genome shotgun sequence contains the following coding sequences:
- the Phyhd1 gene encoding phytanoyl-CoA dioxygenase domain-containing protein 1, producing MHSTLLDEINENGYIIIEDFLTPEEVDELFKSGRALCMEAPQANRKIFNTTENQDVQSKDAYFMESGDKIRYFFEDGAVGDNGELLVDPTVALNKVGHALHVEHPVFNKITFSNRVKEICWQLNFNRPAICQSMYIYKNPSIGGEVIPHQDSWFLYTDPNSAIGFWIALEDCTLQNGCLQFIKGSHKSGVHRRYIRNPDKTAKDLMIFDSAAPFYPQSSFAPIQCSKGTCIIIHGNVVHKSEPNRSNRSRHAYTFHVIETENNVKYSEDNWLQAPKDKPFPVLFERKN from the exons atgcataGCACATTATTAGATGAG ATTAACGAGAATGGTTACATTATCATTGAGGATTTCTTAACGCCCGAAGAGGTCGATGAACTTTTTAAATCTGGTCGTGCCCTGTGCATGGAAGCTCCCCAAGCCAATCGTAAGATTTTCAATACCACCGAAAATCAAGATGTCCAAAGTAAGGATGCATACTTTATGGAGTCGGGAGACAAAATCAGATACTTTTTCGAAGATGGTGCTGTTGGCGACAATGGCGAACTACTGGTAGATCCAACGGTAGCTTTAAACAAAGTTGGTCATGCTTTGCACGTAGAACATCCCGTCTTTAATAAGATCACCTTTAGCAATCGTGTTAAGGAAATTTGCTGGCAGTTGAACTTTAATCGTCCGGCCATTTGCCAGAGcatgtatatttataaaaatcccAGTATTGGCGGTGAGGTTATACCCCATCAGGATTCCTGGTTTCTATATACCGATCCAAATTCGGCTATAGGCTTCTGGATTGCCTTGGAGGATTGCACCCTACAAAATGGTTGTTTGCAATTTATTAAGGGTTCTCACAAAAGTGGTGTCCATCGCAGATATATTCGTAATCCCGACAAGACCGCTAAggatttaatgatttttgataGTGCAGCACCGTTTTATCCACAATCAAGTTTCGCACCCATACAATGTAgtaaag GCACCTGTATTATCATTCATGGCAATGTCGTCCATAAAAGTGAACCCAATCGTTCGAACAGAAGCCGTCATGCATACACTTTCCATGTTATTGAGactgaaaataatgttaaatattcggaagacaattggttacagGCTCCTAAAGACAAACCCTTCCCCGTATTGTTTGAAAGAAAGAACtga